Proteins encoded by one window of Girardinichthys multiradiatus isolate DD_20200921_A chromosome 14, DD_fGirMul_XY1, whole genome shotgun sequence:
- the LOC124880509 gene encoding toll-like receptor 2 isoform X3, with protein sequence MVTDQALSLDLSFNNITMVTQDDLIGHSQLRVLDLHGNRLAVIHPAAFDSLWNLEDLDLSDNQLTILNHRWFNKLEVLQHLNLLDNPYSRLGSPPLFLGLIRLRTLRFGGPDLKELRREDLSGVTHLDELTVHANNLTRYDSGTFGDIWPLGHVSLSLYGPFLSNTAMAAVLLDDVCYPETQITLVDLHLPHLSVQLFKDTFRRIRNLSIRNLSLSDEATVSFLALFNGNPLRSLSIVGLTMTGEGRWIRANRTDLSSLDEFFVSDVTIIDILKFAMTSDLTFLLQYQKKLSIVNAKMFLLSCTNTQMMVNTEYLDVSDNLLTDLTMSYMLCDGGETLQNLRVLNISGNHLKSLSTMSRLVTKLTRLTHLDGSRTSYSSMPHSCTWPSTLRYLNISRAKLATITPCLPKSLEVLDLSYNDLKQFVLTLPILRELHLSGNKFLRLPAGAHYPNLQTLTIQLNTLNVFGLSDLQSYRRLENLEAGHNKFVCSCEFVTFLHSQLVGSGDVKITDGKQSYVCDSPLYLQGEAVSQVNLSIIQCWPVLFVSVSCGVALFFGILVSVLLWRCHTFWYLKMTWAWLKAKRGSQRRWQQRNMDGSEPLLFFDAFVSYSEKDASWVEEFLVPAMEEPR encoded by the exons ATGGTAACAGACCAAGCTCTGAGCCTCGATCTTTCCTTCAACAACATCACCATGGTGACCCAAGATGACCTGATTGGACACTCACAGCTGAGGGTTCTGGATCTCCACG GTAACAGATTAGCTGTGATCCATCCAGCAGCGTTCGACTCTCTGTGGAACCTGGAGGATCTGGATCTCTCTGACAACCAGCTGACCATCCTCAACCACAGGTGGTTCAACAAGCTGGAAGTTCTGCAGCACCTCAACCTGCTCGACAACCCGTACAG CCGTCTCGGTTCCCCTCCATTGTttcttggactcatcagactgAGAACGCTGAGGTTTGGAGGTCCAGATCTGAAGGAGTTGAGGAGAGAAGATCTATCAGGAGTAACCCACCTCGACGAGCTCACAGTGCATGCCAACAACCTGACCAG GTACGATTCTGGTACCTTTGGAGACATTTGGCCTCTGGGTCATGTCAGCCTAAGCCTTTACGGCCCATTTTTATCAAACACCGCGATGGCTGCAGTTCTGCTCGATGATGTGTGTTACCCTGAGACTCAGATCACTCTGGTGGACCTCCACTTGCCGCATTTGTCTGTTCAGCTGTTCAAAGACACATTCAGGAGAATCAG AAATCTGTCTATCCGTAACCTTTCTCTGTCTGATGAAGCAACCGTCTCCTTCCTGGCGCTGTTCAATGGAAACCCGCTGAGATCCCTCTCCATAGTGGGTCTAACTATGACAGGCGAGGGAAG GTGGATACGTGCTAACCGGACAGATCTGAGCAGCTTGGATGAGTTCTTCGTAAGTGACGTCACTATTATAGACATTTTAAAGTTCGCCATGACATCAGATCTGACGTTCCTGTTGCAGTACCAGAAGAAGCTGTCCATCGTAAACGCAAAG ATGTTCTTGTTATCCTGTACCAACACCCAAATGATGGTGAACACAGAATACTTGGATGTCTCCGACAACCTGCTCACCGACCTGACCATGTCTTACATGCTGTGTGATGGCGGAGAGACCCTCCAGAACCTCAGAGTTTTAAACATAAGTGGAAACCACCTAAAG TCTTTGTCCACGATGAGCCGTCTGGTCACAAAGCTCACCAGACTAACCCATCTGGACGGTAGCAGAACCAGCTACAGCTCCATGCCCCACAGTTGCACCTGGCCGTCCACCCTGAGGTATCTCAACATCTCCAGGGCTAAGCTAGCCACCATCACTCCCTGTCTACCAAAATCTCTGGAG GTGCTGGATCTCAGTTATAATGATCTCAAACAATTTGTGTTGACACTGCCAATTTTGAGAGAGCTCCACCTCTCTGGGAACAAGTTCCTGAGGTTACCAGCAGGGGCGCACTACCCCAATCTGCAAACCCTTACAATACAG TTAAACACCCTGAACGTGTTCGGCCTTTCAGACCTTCAGTCATACAGACGACTCGAGAACCTGGAGGCAGGTCACAACAAGTTCGTCTGCTCATGTGAATTCGTCACCTTCCTCCACTCACAACTTGTGGGAAGTGGAGATGTGAAAATAACAGATGGAAAGCAGAGTTATGTTTGTGACTCCCCTCTTTACCTGCAGGGGGAGGCAGTGAGTCAAGTTAACCTTTCTATTATCCAGTGCTGGCCCGTTTTGTTTGTGTCTGTCAGCTGTGGGGTCGCCCTTTTTTTTGGGATCCtggtttctgtcctgctttGGCGATGCCATACCTTCTGGTACTTGAAGATGACTTGGGCGTGGCTCAAGGCCAAGAGAGGTTCCCAACGACGTTGGCAACAAAGAAACATGGATGGATCAGAACCATTGCTGTTCTTTGATGCATTTGTTTCCTACAGTGAAAAAGATGCTAGCTGGGTGGAAGAATTTCTGGTACCTGCGATGGAGGAGCCAAGGTAA
- the LOC124880508 gene encoding toll-like receptor 2 type-2, producing the protein MFPPSYSLPFFSPGCRCQPTVLTSSLRSYKILTHLFVSMSFRYSRLLLYQDSTPELCSMRHLTTCSLTFLLASLIRGQMLNGDEGRPSCSRCDLHLSCNCSYSGFTSVPMVTDQALSLDLSFNNITMVTQDDLMGFSRLRALDLHGNRLAVMHPSAFDPLWSLEDLDLSDNQLTTLNHKWFSKLEVLQQLNLLDNPYSRLSSPSLFYGLVRLRRLMFGGSDLKELRTGDLLGVTELDELTVHANNLARYDSGTLGDIWPLGHVTLSLHGPFLTNVTLAAAVLADISYPETQITLDDLHLVGNQSVGPFRESAKRRIRHLSFRNFSVSDQSIVDLLVVIDGVPISVISMEDVTLTGEGRWEKASWTDHKSIDEFFLRNVVVLDVFKFTSFLQLNFLLHYPRKVSVINAGVFVMPCATSRLLVNLQYLDLSNNLLTDLTMAESLCHGEKTLKELRVLNISGNPLKSFSMIRRMVARLLKLTHLDISRTGYNSMPSSCSWPSTLKYLNISRAKLTTTTPCLPASLEVLDLSYNDLKGFSEFLPLLRELYLSGNKFLELPGGQFFPRLQTLTMQFNTLSMFGLSDLHSYRRLENLQAGYNKYVCGCDFVNFLQSQLKGGGDVKLTDREDSYTCNSPLHLLGEAVSQVHLSVVVCHPVLFISVSCGVALLIGVLICVLLWRLHAFWYLKMTWAWLKAKRSSQKPRKDILESEVLQSFDAFVSYSERDAGWVENFLVPELEEPREDGSRSPGSSRPLSLCLHKRDFLPGHWIMDNIMSAIEHSRHTVFILSENFLQSDWCRYELDFSHFWLFDAGGDAAILILLEPLSKDNVPKRFCKLRKLMSSTTYLEWPQEEERRPEFWRSLRNALRGDDD; encoded by the exons ATGTTTCCTCCCTCCTACTCACTACCCTTTTTCAGCCCTGGCTGCAGATGTCAGCCAACAGTTTTGACTTCCTCTTTGCGAAGCTATAAAATATTAACTCATTTGTTTGTCTCAATGAGTTTTAGATATTCACGTTTACTCCTTTATCAGGACTCCACTCCGGAG CTCTGCAGCATGAGACATCTGACTACTTGCTCCCTGACCTTCCTGTTGGCATCGCTGATCCGGGGTCAAATGTTAAACGGGGATGAGGGGAGGCCGTCCTGCAGTCGCTGCGACCTCCATCTCTCCTGTAACTGCTCCTACAGCGGGTTCACCAGCGTTCCCATGGTAACAGACCAAGCTCTGAGCCTTGACCTCTCCTTCAACAACATCACCATGGTGACCCAAGATGACCTGATGGGATTCTCCCGATTAAGGGCTTTGGATCTCCATG GTAACAGATTAGCTGTGATGCATCCATCAGCGTTCGACCCTCTGTGGAGCCTGGAGGATCTGGATCTCTCTGACAACCAGCTGACGACCCTCAACCACAAGTGGTTCAGCAAGCTGGAGGTCCTGCAGCAGCTCAACCTGCTCGACAACCCATACAG CCGTCTCAGCTCTCCTTCGTTGTTTTACGGACTCGTCAGACTGAGGAGGCTGATGTTTGGAGGTTCAGATCTGAAGGAGCTGAGGACAGGAGATCTGTTAGGAGTCACGGAGCTGGATGAGCTCACTGTGCACGCCAACAACCTGGCCAG GTATGACTCCGGAACATTAGGAGACATTTGGCCTCTGGGTCATGTTACCTTAAGCCTCCATGGTCCTTTTCTAACCAACGTGACCTTGGCTGCAGCTGTGCTCGCTGACATATCATATCCTGAGACTCAAATAACTCTAGATGACCTCCATCTGGTTGGGAATCAGTCTGTCGGGCCTTTCAGAGAGTCAGCCAAGAGGAGGATTAG GCATCTTTCTTTTCGCAACTTTTCTGTGTCTGATCAGTCGATTGTCGACCTCCTGGTGGTGATAGATGGAGTCCCGATCTCCGTCATTTCCATGGAAGACGTCACGCTGACGGGTGAGGGGAG GTGGGAGAAAGCCAGTTGGACCGATCACAAAAGCATCGACGAATTCTTTCTCCGAAATGTTGTGGTGCTAGACGTCTTCAAGTTCACCTCATTCCTACAGCTaaattttcttctgcattacCCAAGGAAGGTGTCCGTCATAAATGCTGGG GTGTTTGTGATGCCCTGTGCAACATCCAGACTGCTGGTAAATCTGCAGTACCTAGACTTGTCCAACAATCTGCTGACCGACCTGACTATGGCAGAATCGCTTTGTCATGGAGAGAAAACACTGAAGGAACTCAGAGTCTTAAACATCAGTGGAAACCCTCTAAAG TCTTTTTCCATGATTAGAAGAATGGTAGCCAGGCTCCTGAAACTGACCCACCTGGACATCAGCAGAACTGGCTACAACTCAATGCCCTCAAGTTGCTCCTGGCCGTCTACATTGAAATACCTCAACATCTCCAGAGCTAAGCTAACCACCACCACTCCCTGTCTACCAGCATCACTTGAG GTGCTAGATCTGAGCTACAATGATCTCAAAGGCTTCTCCGAGTTCTTACCTTTACTGAGAGAACTGTACCTCTCTGGGAACAAGTTCCTAGAGTTACCTGGTGGACAGTTCTTTCCCAGACTACAAACTCTTACAATGCAG tttaacACCCTGAGCATGTTCGGCCTTTCAGACCTCCACTCGTACAGACGACTCGAGAACCTCCAGGCAGGTTACAACAAGTATGTCTGCGGCTGTGATTTTGTTAACTTTCTACAGTCACAACTAAAGGGAGGCGGAGATGTCAAGTTAACAGACAGAGAGGACAGCTACACCTGCAACTCCCCTCTCCACCTGCTGGGTGAGGCAGTGAGTCAGGTCCACCTCTCGGTCGTTGTTTGCCACCCGGTTTTGTTCATCTCTGTGAGCTGCGGGGTCGCCCTTTTGATCGGGGTACTGATATGTGTTCTGCTGTGGCGACTCCACGCCTTCTGGTACCTAAAGATGACTTGGGCCTGGCTCAAGGCCAAGCGAAGTTCCCAGAAACCACGAAAAGATATTCTGGAGTCGGAAGTGTTGCAGTCCTTCGATGCTTTTGTTTCCTACAGTGAAAGAGATGCCGGCTGGGTAGAAAACTTCTTGGTACCGGAGCTGGAGGAACCAAG AGAGGATGGTTCCAGGAGTCCCGGGTCCTCGCGGCCATTGTCCTTGTGCCTCCACAAGCGGGACTTCCTTCCTGGACACTGGATCATGGATAACATTATGAGCGCCATCGAGCACAGCCGACATACTGTCTTCATCCTCTCTGAGAACTTCCTCCAGTCCGACTGGTGCCGCTATGAACTGGACTTCTCCCACTTCTGGCTGTTCGACGCCGGCGGAGACGCTGCCATCTTGATCCTGCTGGAGCCGCTCTCCAAAGACAACGTCCCCAAACGTTTCTGCAAACTCCGCAAACTCATGAGCTCCACCACCTACCTGGAGTGGCctcaggaggaggagaggaggccGGAGTTCTGGAGGAGTCTACGCAACGCTCTGAGAGGAGACGATGACTGA
- the LOC124880510 gene encoding ladderlectin-like — MDLLCVFLTLCSVLSLSRAVPINSTLTKSMGGLCDYKRLHCMIFPGAYCPQCDVDGNFLPQQCSGSTGFCWCVDIITGEEIPNTKTPTGVSPIDCATDMHCPFGWSSFGYRCFLFIETPKTWPEAEFYCQFEGANLASVHSYEENHFIQTLTRGDTHNFPETWIGGTDAIHPDLWMWSDGSKFYYENWFDDDHNKEDKRCLKMNYFYTLKWSTGPCNQSLPFVCSKDN, encoded by the exons ATGGACttgctctgtgtttttctcacgCTTTGCTCCGTTCTGTCGCTGAGCCGAGCCGTACCAATTAACTCGACCCTCACCAAGAGCATGGGGGGTCTCTGCGACTACAAGCGCCTGCACTGCATGATCTTCCCCGGAGCGTACTGCCCTCAGTGCGACGTTGACGGGAACTTCCTCCCACAGCAGTGCTCCGGCTCGACTGGATTCTGCTGGTGCGTCGACATAATCACCGGAGAGGAGATCCCCAACACAAAGACCCCGACTGGGGTCAGTCCGATTGACTGCG CAACTGACATGCACTGCCCGTTTGGCTGGAGCAGTTTCGGTTATCGGTGTTTCCTGTTTATCGAGACCCCAAAGACATGGCCTGAAGCTGAG TTTTACTGTCAGTTTGAAGGGGCCAATCTGGCGTCGGTCCACAGTTACGAGGAGAATCACTTCATCCAGACTTTGACCAGAGGAGACACCCACAACTTCCCAGAAACATGGATTGGAGGCACCGATGCCATACAT CCTGATTTGTGGATGTGGTCCGACGGCTCCAAGTTCTACTATGAGAACTGGTTTGATGACGACCACAACAAGGAGGACAAGCGCTGCCTGAAGATGAACTATTTTT ATACCCTGAAGTGGTCCACTGGCCCCTGCAACCAGAGTCTGCCTTTTGTTTGTTCCAAGGACAACTGA